The stretch of DNA AATACACTGCGCGGGCTCAGCGAGGCCGTAGACGTCCTCGATGCAGCTGCTGTGGAATGTATGGTGGCATCTAAGGACAGCGATGACAGGGGGAGCGGAGGCATCGTGGGCGGCGCCCCCATGAGCCTCAAACGCAAGGTCGAGCTTGCAGAGCACGCACCTTGTTCCCAGCGGCTCTGTCTCTGGCGCTTCATCATCCTCAAACAGAGCTGAGATTGCAACAAGGCAAGTACAGTCAGGTCACCAAACTATGGCTGCCTCGAGTTGAGAATACAAACAACAGTTCTAATTTAGGTGTGAATTCACTGAATTATACTGCCTGTAGCTATTTTAGTTCCAAAGTAGTAGAACTTTACCAGGACCCTTGATGTGAAGCTGCGCTTGCGAATTCACCAACTTATATTGCTGCAGAAGCTGCTCTTGCTGCTTGATTAACAGTGCCCTCCTGTAAGCAGCACTCGACACAGCATGGGAAGACTCATTTGCATTCCCGATTTCTAGCTTTGGTACCACCATTGGGCCAGTAGCACCAGCCAGGACGCTGGCCTGGCTTGTGGGCAGAGTTATCTTGCTAAGCTTCTGTTGAATATTGTTTTGTAATTGTTGTCTTGGCAATGTAACGACTGGAGCAACAAACTGATTGACCTGGGTTGCCCTGTTGCCAATAGCTTCTGTAATGACTGGGGCAACCGGCTGACTGGTCTGCCGTGTTCTTCTATTGCCAATAGCTTCTGTAATGACTGGAGTAACCAACTGATTAGCTTGCCTTTTTCCTCTGACAACAGCATCTGTAATGACTGGAGTAACCAACTGATCAGCCTGCCTTTTTCCTCTGACAACAGCATCTGTAACTGCTGGAGCAACCAACTGATTGACTTGACTTGTTCCACTGGAAATAGCTTCTGTGTTGGCTGCACCAACTGACTGTTTGACTTGGCTAGTTCCACTGGCAATAGCTTCTGTAATGGCATCCGACTTCTTTGCAATCTCAAGTTGCAGCTGCTGTGCAGGCAAGGAATCAACACTGGCAGGATCCTTTCCAAGTTCAGTTCCTGGATTCCCCATAAGCAGCGGAGCAGCTAATTTAGCACCCTTGCTTCTGATAGTGCTTTTCCTTTTTGAAACTAGATTAGAAGAGCCCTTGCCACTCTGCAGCTTCTTTGGTGGAGATGGGATGACAGCACCATCTGATTGATCACCCTGACTAGCGCATTCTTCGTTTCTGTTCTTTTTACCTGGATAACAATAAAACTAATCAAAACTAGGAATGCAATATGAATGTCCTCAAAAAAAATTGAATCATTAAAACGTGTACACAAAGCCTCTAGTACATACCACTGCGAACATTTTGATTAACTTTAGAAGCTGAATCTTTAGCAGCCTGTGAGTTAGTAACTCTGGACCGCTTGGCATTAGGGTTGGCTGCAGGAGTACTTGCTCGCTTCAGGTCTTCACTCAGAACAGCAGGCTGAGTAAGAGGTCTCCAAGCAGATTTAGTCACTTCCTGAGGGGTTCGAGCACGGGTTGCAGTGGGCCGTGCTGCAGCTAACTGAATACTAAAGCGAGCATCTGGAGTACTTCTATTGCTGCTTGTGCTATCGACTCTTTTCTTCGCATCAGGTGTAGCAGCAACCGCAGGAGGTATACGGGTCATAGACCGAGTAACAGGGCGAAACACCTTCTGATAGACAGGTGTGCTGCATGATGGC from Triticum urartu cultivar G1812 unplaced genomic scaffold, Tu2.1 TuUngrouped_contig_5432, whole genome shotgun sequence encodes:
- the LOC125529219 gene encoding uncharacterized protein LOC125529219; amino-acid sequence: MTRIPPAVAATPDAKKRVDSTSSNRSTPDARFSIQLAAARPTATRARTPQEVTKSAWRPLTQPAVLSEDLKRASTPAANPNAKRSRVTNSQAAKDSASKVNQNVRSGKKNRNEECASQGDQSDGAVIPSPPKKLQSGKGSSNLVSKRKSTIRSKGAKLAAPLLMGNPGTELGKDPASVDSLPAQQLQLEIAKKSDAITEAIASGTSQVKQSVGAANTEAISSGTSQVNQLVAPAVTDAVVRGKRQADQLVTPVITDAVVRGKRQANQLVTPVITEAIGNRRTRQTSQPVAPVITEAIGNRATQVNQFVAPVVTLPRQQLQNNIQQKLSKITLPTSQASVLAGATGPMVVPKLEIGNANESSHAVSSAAYRRALLIKQQEQLLQQYKLVNSQAQLHIKGPALFEDDEAPETEPLGTRCVLCKLDLAFEAHGGAAHDASAPPVIAVLRCHHTFHSSCIEDVYGLAEPAQCIACLDCETAH